The Chryseolinea soli genome contains a region encoding:
- the ppk1 gene encoding polyphosphate kinase 1 → MAHKTDPAPVPYPFFDRDLSWLSFNERVLLEAQRDAVPLMERIRFLAIYSSNLDEFYRVRMPARTALSAVVNKNEEKELKQTLPVIHETVVSQQKRFGSVIESDILQALRSNAIHLIYNEPIPDFIHDAVNDYFTYTVATFLQPVKIAKHTEFFPENNKLYLVVTTRSTGKGKEVYIVNVPSEELPRFYRVEYNGIQYILFLEDIIKLNLGKIVHQKIFTHQSIKITRDSDLNLEDEFSGNLAEKIEQRIGTRDLGFATRFLYEPGLTPHTLAILKKKLHLGTANFIVGGAYHNLKDLATLPLKDSKFCYEPWPITRLPIPRQSSLFQEIRKKDMLLHPPYHSYDTVLRFFSEAALDPTVKAIYVTLYRVAAESRIANALISAAKNGKHVVVFVELKARFDEANNIKWSKQMKAAGVRIIESIPGLKVHAKLALVKRKHHKKTSLLGLLATGNFNESTARFYTDHVLLTAHQPMLTEIQWLFDFLKKRKKRSRKTDLSFEHLLVGHFNLQERFLALIDREIQHAREGKTCGITIKLNNLEERVLIAKLYEASQAGVKIRLIVRGICCLIPGVKGISETITVKRIIDRYLEHGRIFLFENNGQSEIFMGSSDWMIRNIYRRIEVCFPITNANLKAELLEILRLQLADNCQGALIDGEGKNVELRMPGNDSAIRSQRAIADWVHTQY, encoded by the coding sequence ATGGCCCACAAAACCGACCCCGCCCCTGTTCCCTACCCCTTCTTTGATCGCGATCTGAGCTGGCTTTCCTTCAACGAACGCGTGCTCCTGGAAGCCCAGCGCGACGCGGTGCCCTTGATGGAACGCATCCGCTTTCTCGCCATCTATTCCTCGAACCTCGATGAATTTTATCGCGTGCGCATGCCCGCCCGCACGGCGTTGAGTGCCGTGGTGAACAAGAACGAAGAAAAAGAGCTGAAACAGACTTTGCCGGTCATACACGAAACCGTGGTGAGTCAACAGAAGCGCTTTGGCAGCGTGATCGAATCAGACATCCTGCAGGCGCTGCGATCCAACGCCATACACCTGATCTACAACGAACCCATTCCCGATTTTATCCACGACGCGGTGAACGACTACTTCACCTACACCGTCGCCACCTTCCTGCAGCCGGTCAAGATCGCGAAGCATACTGAATTCTTCCCGGAGAACAACAAATTATACCTGGTGGTCACCACGCGTTCGACGGGAAAGGGCAAGGAAGTTTACATTGTCAACGTACCGTCGGAGGAGTTGCCGCGGTTCTATCGCGTGGAATACAACGGCATTCAGTACATCTTGTTCCTGGAGGATATTATCAAACTTAACCTGGGTAAGATCGTTCACCAGAAGATTTTTACCCATCAAAGCATAAAGATCACCCGCGACTCGGACCTGAACCTGGAAGACGAGTTCAGCGGCAACCTTGCCGAAAAGATCGAGCAACGCATCGGCACCCGCGACTTGGGTTTTGCCACCCGGTTCCTATACGAACCCGGCCTCACCCCGCACACACTGGCCATCCTAAAGAAGAAACTACACCTGGGCACCGCCAACTTTATTGTCGGAGGCGCCTATCACAACCTCAAAGACCTGGCCACCCTGCCGTTGAAGGACAGCAAGTTCTGTTACGAGCCCTGGCCCATCACGCGCCTGCCCATTCCCCGGCAATCGTCGCTCTTCCAGGAGATCCGAAAAAAAGACATGCTGCTTCACCCACCCTATCACAGCTACGACACCGTGCTGCGTTTTTTCTCGGAAGCCGCGCTCGACCCGACGGTGAAGGCCATTTATGTGACCCTCTATCGCGTGGCCGCCGAATCGCGTATCGCCAATGCGCTGATCAGCGCCGCAAAAAACGGAAAGCACGTCGTCGTGTTTGTTGAATTGAAAGCGCGGTTCGATGAGGCCAACAACATTAAATGGTCAAAGCAGATGAAGGCGGCAGGTGTGCGCATCATCGAGAGCATTCCCGGTCTCAAGGTGCATGCCAAGCTGGCCCTCGTGAAACGCAAGCACCACAAAAAGACCTCTTTGCTCGGCTTGCTCGCTACCGGTAACTTTAATGAAAGCACGGCGCGGTTCTATACCGACCACGTGCTGCTCACCGCTCACCAACCCATGCTTACGGAAATTCAATGGCTTTTTGATTTCCTGAAAAAACGGAAAAAGCGGTCGCGCAAAACGGATCTCTCCTTCGAGCATTTGTTGGTGGGGCACTTCAACCTGCAAGAGCGTTTCCTCGCTTTGATCGATCGCGAAATTCAACACGCCAGGGAGGGAAAAACTTGCGGCATCACCATCAAACTCAACAACCTGGAGGAGCGCGTACTCATTGCCAAGCTCTATGAAGCCTCGCAGGCGGGAGTAAAGATCCGGCTCATCGTGCGGGGCATTTGTTGTTTGATCCCGGGTGTGAAAGGCATCAGCGAGACCATCACCGTAAAACGCATCATCGACCGCTATCTCGAACACGGCCGCATTTTTCTGTTCGAAAACAATGGCCAGTCCGAGATCTTTATGGGCTCATCCGATTGGATGATCCGCAACATCTACCGCCGTATCGAAGTCTGCTTCCCCATCACCAATGCCAACCTGAAAGCGGAGCTCCTGGAAATTTTACGCCTCCAACTCGCCGACAATTGCCAGGGCGCACTCATCGACGGCGAAGGAAAAAATGTTGAGCTAAGAATGCCCGGCAATGATTCGGCTATACGTTCACAGCGGGCCATTGCGGATTGGGTGCACACCCAGTATTAA
- a CDS encoding adenylate/guanylate cyclase domain-containing protein, with translation MFTSFRQRLLFCFSLILGASFLIVILTHYHQLAREKISRSTALIESAYVLMLKDINIKSDLFNQDVHQPAFFETRTSPNLRDHQRMKDSIELTLDAAIASFQHLPYTMDSGLYVVERQLKGSEALFDTLTALLLDRGYKDYNLEGAMRRHIHWLENHHAIPADKMLSLRRHEKDYIIRQEPEYVMKLNAMVTDLMKRYPSSSDSAAVHLAGYRDRFNEMVALETRMGLRNNSGLKRQMDDKLKAIGHSLNQVVIEAQAREKESLTQLNRLFLFLSLLLVMLSVVASFIIARRITRPLTELTEFITRFIDSQFTVEEKAPTVRTKDEIGKLAANFTLLKDEVISHLKFFKQKVDERTAELNHANQRLLAINEANARFVPTPFLKFLGKNSIEEVGPGDQVHGEMTVLFTDIRAFTNLSETLSPQENFDFVNTYLREMVPVIERHKGFIDKFIGDTIMAIFPDSPDGAVDAALDFSKAIARFNEHLRAKNIAPIAIGTGIHTGKLVLGTIGNANRLETTVISDAVNIASRLEGLCKHYHASIIVSDDTLVKANALSKRNFRYLDDVRVKGKLKSIRVFEVLDPEKDSLKISYLTHYESGIARMKAGDHEEARQIFAALHQKNPADGLLSLLLQRCEKRAEHGPSLPWDGVEIMHVK, from the coding sequence ATGTTCACTTCCTTCCGGCAACGGCTGCTCTTTTGTTTTTCGCTCATCCTCGGCGCAAGCTTTCTGATCGTGATCCTCACGCACTATCATCAATTGGCCCGGGAAAAGATATCGCGTTCCACGGCCCTCATCGAATCGGCCTATGTGTTGATGTTGAAAGACATCAACATCAAGAGCGACCTGTTCAACCAGGATGTTCACCAACCCGCTTTTTTTGAAACCCGGACCAGCCCAAACTTGCGGGATCATCAGCGGATGAAAGACTCCATCGAACTGACCCTGGACGCCGCCATCGCTTCATTCCAGCATTTGCCCTACACGATGGATTCGGGATTGTATGTTGTGGAGCGACAACTCAAAGGATCGGAAGCACTCTTCGACACCCTGACCGCGCTCCTGCTGGATCGCGGCTACAAAGACTACAATCTCGAAGGCGCCATGCGCCGTCACATTCATTGGTTGGAAAACCACCACGCCATTCCCGCCGATAAGATGTTGAGCCTGCGCCGGCACGAAAAAGATTATATTATCCGGCAGGAACCCGAATATGTTATGAAGCTCAACGCGATGGTGACCGACCTCATGAAGCGTTACCCGTCCTCTTCCGACTCAGCCGCGGTTCACCTGGCCGGCTACCGCGACCGGTTCAATGAAATGGTAGCCCTCGAGACAAGGATGGGCCTGCGCAACAACTCCGGTTTGAAACGGCAGATGGACGACAAGCTCAAAGCGATCGGTCATTCCCTGAACCAGGTGGTGATCGAGGCGCAGGCACGCGAGAAGGAAAGTTTAACACAACTCAATCGCCTGTTTCTATTTCTCTCGTTGCTTCTGGTGATGCTGAGTGTCGTGGCCAGCTTTATCATCGCCCGGCGGATCACGCGACCGCTCACGGAGCTTACGGAATTCATCACCCGTTTCATCGACAGTCAATTCACCGTGGAGGAAAAAGCGCCGACCGTGCGCACAAAGGATGAGATCGGCAAGCTGGCCGCGAACTTTACGTTGCTGAAAGATGAGGTGATCAGTCACCTGAAATTTTTCAAACAAAAAGTAGATGAGCGAACCGCAGAATTAAACCACGCCAATCAACGGCTCCTGGCTATCAACGAAGCGAACGCGCGCTTTGTGCCGACGCCGTTCCTGAAGTTCCTGGGAAAAAATTCGATCGAGGAAGTAGGTCCCGGCGACCAGGTGCATGGCGAGATGACCGTGCTGTTCACCGACATCCGGGCGTTCACCAATTTATCGGAAACGTTAAGCCCGCAGGAGAACTTCGATTTTGTCAATACCTACCTGCGCGAGATGGTTCCCGTCATTGAGCGCCACAAGGGCTTTATCGATAAATTTATTGGCGACACCATCATGGCTATTTTCCCCGACTCGCCCGACGGCGCCGTCGATGCTGCGCTGGATTTTTCGAAGGCCATCGCCCGCTTCAACGAGCATTTGCGGGCGAAGAACATCGCGCCTATCGCGATTGGCACGGGCATTCACACCGGCAAGTTGGTGTTGGGCACCATCGGCAACGCGAACCGGCTGGAGACGACGGTCATCTCCGATGCCGTGAACATCGCTTCCCGCCTGGAAGGCCTCTGCAAGCATTATCATGCGTCCATCATTGTTTCGGACGACACGCTCGTCAAGGCCAACGCGCTCAGCAAACGCAATTTCCGCTACCTGGACGATGTGCGCGTGAAGGGAAAGCTGAAATCGATCCGCGTTTTTGAAGTGTTGGACCCTGAAAAAGACAGTCTCAAAATTTCATACCTCACGCACTATGAGAGCGGCATCGCCCGCATGAAGGCCGGCGATCATGAAGAGGCCCGCCAGATCTTCGCGGCCCTTCATCAAAAAAATCCCGCCGACGGCCTGCTCTCCCTTCTTCTGCAGCGCTGTGAGAAGCGAGCCGAGCACGGGCCTTCGCTGCCCTGGGATGGTGTCGAGATCATGCACGTGAAATGA
- the sthA gene encoding Si-specific NAD(P)(+) transhydrogenase produces the protein MTNAYDLVVIGSGPAGEKAAVKAAYFNHRVALIEREKVFGGAGIQTGTLPSKTLKETALYLSGVYNKGIFSINRELAGNAGIQDFMYRKNLVTHRAANEVERNLKRHDVTVYHGQAEFVDAHTLSVTSESGVKIVYAHHILVATGSYPFHPPAIPFDGVRVHDSDTILNIDRFPKSLCVLGAGVIGCEYATLFAAMGITTYVVNNSDKILGFLDHEIADGLVERMKNAGISILFNNGVGPFEVPADHDKPLTIPLQNGEVLHVDMFLFAAGRSGNIRGLHCERAGIAIGQRETIVVNAHYQTNVPHIYAVGDVIGFPALASISMEQGRVAVSHMFQTHDLENLSQIFPYGIYTVPEVSMVGLTEEQAKREGISYGTGYCYYRDTLRGEILGDQDNGFLKLVFETSTHVILGVHIMGYMATEIIHFGLCAVKDKRTLNEIIATVFNYPTLHDLYKYACYDGLGSLAGKKIKKAGEIKR, from the coding sequence ATGACCAACGCCTACGACCTTGTGGTGATCGGATCGGGGCCGGCCGGCGAGAAGGCGGCGGTGAAGGCTGCCTACTTCAATCACCGCGTGGCCCTCATAGAGCGAGAGAAAGTTTTTGGAGGTGCAGGCATTCAAACCGGCACGCTGCCTTCGAAGACCTTGAAGGAAACAGCGCTTTACTTATCGGGTGTTTACAATAAAGGCATCTTTAGCATCAACCGCGAACTGGCCGGGAATGCGGGCATACAGGATTTTATGTACCGGAAGAACCTGGTCACGCACCGGGCAGCCAACGAAGTCGAACGCAATCTGAAACGTCATGATGTGACCGTGTATCACGGGCAGGCTGAATTTGTGGATGCCCATACATTGTCGGTCACCAGCGAATCGGGTGTGAAAATTGTTTACGCGCATCACATCCTGGTGGCAACCGGTTCTTACCCGTTTCATCCGCCGGCTATTCCTTTTGATGGTGTGCGGGTTCATGATTCCGATACCATTCTCAATATCGATCGTTTTCCGAAATCACTTTGTGTGCTGGGCGCGGGCGTGATCGGCTGCGAATACGCTACGCTTTTTGCCGCGATGGGCATCACGACCTACGTGGTGAACAACAGCGATAAAATACTCGGCTTCCTCGACCACGAGATCGCCGACGGCCTGGTGGAACGCATGAAGAATGCCGGCATTTCCATTTTGTTCAATAACGGTGTCGGTCCTTTTGAAGTGCCCGCTGATCACGACAAGCCCCTAACCATTCCGTTGCAAAATGGAGAAGTACTTCACGTGGACATGTTTCTCTTTGCCGCCGGGCGAAGTGGCAATATCCGTGGGTTGCATTGCGAAAGGGCAGGCATTGCGATAGGTCAGCGCGAGACCATCGTAGTGAATGCCCATTATCAAACCAACGTACCGCATATCTACGCCGTGGGTGATGTGATCGGGTTTCCAGCGCTGGCCAGCATCAGCATGGAGCAAGGACGCGTTGCCGTGTCACATATGTTCCAAACGCACGACTTGGAAAACCTTTCACAGATTTTTCCTTATGGAATTTACACGGTGCCGGAAGTGTCAATGGTGGGTCTCACCGAAGAGCAGGCAAAGCGTGAGGGCATTTCCTATGGCACGGGCTATTGCTACTACCGCGACACCTTGCGCGGCGAGATCCTGGGAGACCAGGACAACGGTTTTTTAAAACTCGTCTTCGAGACGTCGACACATGTTATTCTGGGGGTTCACATTATGGGATATATGGCCACCGAGATCATCCACTTCGGCTTGTGTGCGGTGAAAGATAAACGAACCCTCAACGAGATCATCGCCACGGTGTTCAACTATCCAACGTTGCACGACCTGTACAAATATGCCTGCTATGATGGGTTGGGAAGCCTGGCCGGGAAGAAGATAAAGAAGGCGGGAGAAATCAAGCGTTGA
- a CDS encoding aspartate aminotransferase family protein → MDAEISREQGDINTGDLRAAYIATLDEHTRYWLDQDAQYFLHQALSTPVMNVLTKTEGAYIEDLRGKRYLDLHGNGVHNAGFSNPDVIEAVIKQLREHLAFTPRRYTNIPAVKLAKKLVEVTPPELTRVLFCPGGSEAIEMAVALAKHVTGKWKTISFWDSYHGNGFQASSLGGEEHFSTGQGPMIPGAFHIEFPNYYRNPWALTDQQAIDEAYLRQLKVILQRHPDIAAIIAEPISSTPVVPSEYYWRQIREICDRHNILLIFDEIIEGFGRTGKWFACEHYVTPDVLVLGKSLGGGLLPFAGIVTKEKFNVLQHRSIGHFTHEKNPLCSAAGLAAIEYIQENKLVANAALLGDYLFEKLTALKTRFPVVGNVAGKGLHLGIDLVRDPQNKARATAYAEQIMYDCLEQGVAFKVIEGNILTLRPALTITKDECDLIVTALENAFDRNKL, encoded by the coding sequence ATGGACGCTGAAATTTCAAGAGAACAAGGCGACATCAACACCGGCGATCTTCGCGCGGCCTACATTGCCACCCTCGACGAACACACCCGGTACTGGCTTGACCAGGATGCCCAGTATTTTTTGCACCAGGCTTTGTCTACGCCGGTCATGAACGTGTTGACAAAAACCGAAGGCGCCTACATCGAAGATCTCCGTGGCAAACGCTATCTCGATCTCCATGGCAACGGCGTGCATAACGCAGGCTTCTCCAATCCGGATGTCATCGAAGCAGTCATTAAACAGCTGCGCGAACACCTTGCCTTCACACCCCGGCGCTACACCAACATTCCCGCGGTTAAGCTTGCTAAAAAGTTGGTGGAAGTGACGCCGCCCGAATTGACGCGCGTTCTGTTTTGTCCAGGGGGGTCGGAAGCCATCGAAATGGCCGTGGCCTTGGCCAAACATGTTACGGGAAAATGGAAAACCATTTCCTTCTGGGATTCCTACCATGGCAACGGCTTCCAGGCATCGAGCCTTGGTGGTGAAGAACATTTCTCTACCGGCCAAGGCCCCATGATCCCCGGCGCATTTCACATCGAGTTCCCCAACTACTATCGCAACCCCTGGGCGCTGACCGATCAGCAGGCGATTGATGAAGCATACCTGCGTCAGCTAAAAGTTATCTTGCAACGTCATCCCGACATCGCGGCGATCATCGCTGAACCGATCTCCTCCACGCCGGTGGTGCCGTCGGAATATTACTGGCGACAGATCCGGGAAATTTGCGACCGTCACAACATCCTGTTGATCTTCGACGAAATCATTGAAGGCTTTGGCCGGACGGGCAAGTGGTTCGCCTGCGAGCACTACGTCACACCCGATGTCCTGGTGCTTGGAAAGTCTCTTGGCGGTGGTCTTCTCCCCTTCGCGGGCATTGTCACCAAAGAGAAGTTCAACGTCCTGCAACACCGCTCGATCGGCCATTTCACCCACGAAAAAAATCCATTGTGTTCGGCTGCGGGGCTTGCCGCGATTGAGTACATCCAGGAAAATAAACTGGTGGCCAACGCAGCACTACTCGGAGACTATTTGTTTGAAAAACTGACAGCATTAAAAACACGCTTTCCCGTTGTGGGTAATGTGGCGGGAAAAGGATTGCATCTCGGGATCGACCTGGTCCGTGATCCACAGAACAAAGCACGTGCAACAGCGTACGCAGAACAAATCATGTATGATTGTTTGGAGCAAGGCGTGGCCTTCAAAGTGATCGAGGGAAACATACTTACCCTTCGCCCGGCGTTAACCATCACGAAAGATGAATGCGACCTGATCGTGACTGCCCTTGAAAATGCGTTTGACCGAAACAAACTTTAA